A DNA window from Vigna angularis cultivar LongXiaoDou No.4 chromosome 1, ASM1680809v1, whole genome shotgun sequence contains the following coding sequences:
- the LOC108331206 gene encoding probable glutathione S-transferase, whose amino-acid sequence MGSGSSEVKVLGKWASPFSNRVELALKLKGVTYEYSEEDLANKSHDLLKYNPVHKKVPVLVHNGNPLAESLLIVEYIDETWNNNPLLPQHPYERALARFWAKTLDDKILPAIWNACWSDEKGRDKTTTEAMEALEILQEALKEKRFFGGESIGLVDIAANFIGYWVEILQEIAGLKLLTLEKFPKLYKWSQEFVNHPVINEGLPPRDQLFAFFKASSKK is encoded by the exons ATGGGTTCAGGGAGCTCGGAAGTGAAGGTATTGGGGAAGTGGGCGAGCCCATTTAGCAACAGGGTTGAGCTCGCTCTGAAGCTGAAGGGAGTAACCTACGAATACTCCGAGGAAGATCTCGCCAACAAGAGCCATGACCTACTCAAATACAACCCTGTTCACAAGAAGGTTCCTGTTCTCGTCCACAACGGAAACCCTCTAGCTGAGTCGCTTCTTATTGTTGAATACATCGATGAGACTTGGAATAATAACCCCCTTTTGCCTCAACACCCTTACGAGAGAGCCTTGGCACGTTTCTGGGCTAAGACCTTAGATGACAAG attttgccTGCAATATGGAATGCATGCTGGAGTGATGAGAAGGGGCGAGATAAAACAACGACGGAAGCCATGGAAGCTTTGGAGATCCTGCAGGAAGCACTGAAGGAGAAGAGGTTCTTTGGTGGAGAGAGCATAGGATTGGTAGATATTGCTGCCAATTTCATTGGATATTGGGTTGAAATATTGCAGGAAATTGCAGGGTTGAAATTGCTTACTCTTGAGAAATTTCCCAAGTTATATAAATGGAGCCAAGAGTTTGTGAATCACCCTGTCATCAATGAGGGCCTGCCTCCCAGAGATCAGTTGTTTGCTTTCTTCAAAGCTTCTTCAAAGAAATAG